The genome window TGAAGCCGTTCAGTGATGCTGTATTCCAGGCTTCTTCAGCTGGGTTACTTCCAAAATTAACTGAAACAGAATTTGGTTACCATATTATCAAAGTAACAGGTCCTAAAAGCAATAAGAAATATCTTGTAGCTCTTGTTGAGAAGGACATTATAGCTTCTGAAGCAACTAAAGATGCTGCTTTCAGAAAAGCAGATGAATTTGCTAATTCTATTAAAGATACTGCTGACTTTAATGCAAAAGTAAAAGCAGATTCCTTGCAGAAATTCACTGCAACCAATATCAGAAAAGCTGACAGATATGTAAACAATCTTTCAAATGCAAGAGCAATTGTAAGATGGGCTTTCAATGATGCAGATGTAGAAGATGTTTCTTCAGTTTTCTCATTGGATGATCAGTATGTTGTTGCTATTTTAACAGGAGAAAGAGAAGAAGGTATCGCATCTGTGAATGATGTTAAAGACGAGCTTACTGCAAAAGTTAGAAATGAGGAGAAGGCAAAACTTATTACCGAAAAGCTTTCAAAACTTTCTGGTACTTTTGAAAAGATTGCAGCTGAGTTTGGCGCAGGTGCTACTTCAGGCGCAGCTCCTGATGTAACGTTATCTTCTAATTCTATTGCAGCTATTGGTTATGATCCAGTCGCAGTAGGTAAGTTATTCGGCTTGAATAAAGGTGAGAAAACAGGTCCGTTTAAAGGCGAATATGGTGTAATCAATCTTGAGCTCGTAAACATTACTCCTGCTCCTGAAATAGCTGATTATTCTAAATATAAAAATGATCTGATCAATCAGAGAATAGGAAGAGTTGATTACAGTGTGGATGAGGCAATCAGAAAGAACTCTGATATTGTTGATGAAAGAGTTAAATTCTTTTAGTAATTAAGTATTAGGATTAACATAAAAAAACCTGAGAATTTTCTCAGGTTTTTTTATGCTTTTTATGAAAGTCTCAATGTGATATTTTTCTTTACAATCTCATAGAATTGCAGCGGCGGCATTGTTCTCCAGTTAATAATTTCAAGTGTGCCGCCAAAATTAATATAGTAGTCAAGTCGAAATTTTTTCCATTCATCAAGAACAAAATCTCTGAAGTTTACAGCCGCAATCCAACCATCTTCTACATCTTCAAACCATTCTTCATAATAGCAATCATCCGAACCATGAAAGTTAAGAACGTTTTCTCCCAAAAGGATAAACTGATTTATTCCTTCTCCAATTAAATGATCAATGACATTCCGTTTAAAATGCATAATATCATTGTGTAGGGTATCATTCCATTCTCCAAACATTTCAAGTATTGCAATCCCCTTTTCGTAATTGATAAAAAGGATTTTTAAGTAAAGCGTATCGGAGCCTATGTAATCCCATAACGGATGAATAAAGTATCCGTAAATGTTATTGGTATACCCCTGCATATTATATTCTACTCCATGGAAAGGAGACCGTTCATCATCTGCAGGGTTGTAGTAGTTTTCCCAGTTATAAAATGGTTCTATCTCATGCATGTTTCCTGTACCAGTCTATCGCTTTTCTCACGCTTCCTTGTTCTTCCAGAAGGCGTGCAGCTTTTTCTGTTTCAATCTTTAACTCATCCACAATCATTTTAATTCCTCTTTCGATGAGTTTTTCATTACTAAGCTGCATATCTACCATTTTGTTTCCTTTAACCCTTCCGAGTTGGATCATAACTGACGTACTGATCATGTTAAGAACAAGTTTTTGTGCGGTTCCGGCTTTCATTCTTGTACTGCCGGTAACGAATTCTGGTCCTGTAATTACCTCTACAGGAAAATGAACCTGTTCAGCGAGCGGTGAATCGGGATTACATGTAATACACCCCGTTATCAAATTATTACTGCGTGCGGTTTTAACGCCTTCCACAACATATGGAGTGGTGCCGGATGCTGCAATACCTATTACTACATCGTTTGAAGTAATATTATAAACCTGGAGATCAATCCATGCCTGTTGGTTATCGTCTTCGGCAAACTCCACTGCTTTGCGCAAAGCGATATCACCTCCGGCAATAAGCCCTATTACCCAGTCTTCCGGAACTCCGAAAGAAGGAGGACACTCTGATGCATCCAATACCCCAAGTCTTCCGCTGGTGCCTGCTCCTATGTAAAAAAGCCTGCCTCCTGCTTTCATTTTTTCAATGATTGCGGAGACAAGCTTTTCAATTTGTGGGATTGCCTTTTCAACGGCAATCGGAACAGTTATATCTTCCTGATTTATATTTCTAAGAAGCTCACCAACAGACATTTTTTCAAGGTCGTTAAACCTTGATGATGTCTCAGTGATGCGCATGCACGTATTCTTTTTTATAATGATAGTCTGTAAGAGATTCCATCGGATCACCTACGATATTTCCGATTGTTACGCCTTTGTCAGCTGCTACTTTGTATAGCACATCACTTAGATAGTGTGCAATAGAACCGACAAAATTAACAGGAAGGGTTTTAGCTCCTTCGTATCTCAATATTGATCTGTCAAACATCAACTCGAAGTTGTGGTAAGCCAGATTAAATAAATATGGATCTTTTTGATTTTCTGCAACAAATCTTGCGAAAGAAGCCAGGTACCTGTTAGGAAAAGGTTTTGTATAAACTTTATCTAATATGTCTGCTTGTCTGTCCGGAGTAAATTCTTCAAACTTCTTCGTAACATGTGCGGGCATTGCTTCTCTGATATATTCTCTGATAACCATTCTGCCCAGGTATCCGCCACTACCTTCATCACCAAGGAATAGACCAAGACTGTGAATGTTTTTTGTAACATCTTTCCCGTCATATGAACAGGTGTTGGAACCTGTTCCTGAGATGCAGGCAATACCAGGAGTATCTCCAAGAGCAGCTTTTGCAGCAGCAAGAAGGTCATGGTCAACAGTTACTTCAGTTCCCGGAAAAGCTCTACGAATTGCAACCGCTACTTGCTCTCTTTGTTCCATAGCTTCACAACCTGCGCCGTAAAAGAATATTTTCTCAATTTTTTTGGAACCTAACTGTGGAATCAAGTCATTTATCAGCGTCTGATAAATATCTTCAGAGCTTTGATAATACGGGTTGAATCCAACAGTCTTTGCTGTAGACCTGTTATTGTCTTTGTCGACAATAACCCAGTTTGTTTTGGTTGAACCGCTGTCTGCAATTACTATCATCGTTTAATTTTTTATTTATTGGGAAATATTACAAATTATCAAGGCTTCAATATACCTACAATTTTAAATTTATCAAAAACATTCTCATTATGAGGAGCGTCTTTCATTTCTTCCGTTAAATCCTGTCCTGCCCAATGTTCATAATGCTTACCGCCTCTCCATAATCTTGATTTATTCAATTCGTAAATAAAACCATTGTAGGCGCACCAGATCTCTTCTTTATCTACTCCGTTTCTCAATGCAAGCTGTGATCTTGTAAAACTCGGGTAATCAGACAAATTCATAAAGGCTAAAAAGCAGAGGTAGTGTTATAGTAATCCTTTAAAACAGTTTTCAATAACACGATAGGGTCCATTTGTGTTTGAATATCGAGTGCAGTTTTTATCTTTTTTGCAAGTTCCCCGGCAGGAATCATGTTGCCTGAAGTTTCAAATACCTTTATTGCTTCTTTGATAATTTCCATGTCACGGTCATTCAACCTATCAACACCAACAAATACGGGTACATAATTGCTTTCAGGGTTCACAAAAAGCGTGTTGTCCAGACTGTATTGTTTTTTTACTCTGACCACTGTTGTGCCTGCAAGAAGATCTCCAAGCCTTTGTCCCTTCCCAGTTGCCGCTATGGTAAGCATGGCAACGCCGCCATAGAAAAACAAATCAATTGGCCTGAGTACCCATCTTAGAAAGTAATTTAAAAAAGTACATTCTTTACCGTCCATCCTGATAACTTTTATACCCCTGCTTTTCATTCCGGGTGACTGGCCATTCATAAATGTTTCAAACAATAGTTGATATAAAAATGGTGGAATTGCAAAAAGGAAGTATATGAGTGGGTTATTAGCATCAGTATATCCAACAATAATTGCTAAAAGAATAAAGTATGAAATGATAATAAGATAATCCCTGAAATTTGCGACAATTCTATCCCAAATTGAGGCAATTTCGTATTGTATAATTACATTTTGTGGGGTTTGAATCTTAATCGTTTGCATCTCAGCAGAAAATTTATAAATTTTATGAAATATACTTATTTTTTATGAGGGAAGCGGCTTTTATAAAGCAAAATTCGGGGAAGTGGAAAAATTTTGAAATCCTGCTGGGAGAAAGATACACAGGCGATCCTGATAAGTTATCAGAACTGTTTATCGAACTTACGGACGATCTTTCGTATGCGCAAACCAACTATCCTTCAAGTAAAATTACTATGTATTTAAATGACCTCACATTAAGAGTTCACGGAAATATTTATAAAAATAAAAAAGAAAAAAGCGGAAGATTTTTCTCTTTCTGGAAGACAGAACTTCCATTAACTGTTTATAGAAATAGAAATGCACTCCTTGCATCTCTTATTATCTTTGCCATCTCTATCGCAATGGGAGTAATATCAGCCTATTATGATGATTCTTTTGTTCGGATAATCCTGGGGGATAATTATGTAAACATGACGATCAGCAATATTGAAAGAGGAGACCCAATGGCTGTGTATAAAGGAGAAGGTGAGACAAACATGTTTCTTTTCATTACTTTTAATAATATCAGAGTTGCATTCATGACCTTTGCCGCAGGTGTAGCATATGCTTTGGGCACTATTTACTTTTTGTTTACTAATGGCGTTATGCTTGGAGCGTTTCAGACTTTTTTTTACAAGTATGATTTATTGCTTCATTCTGTACTTACTATTTGGATTCACGGTACAATAGAAATCTCTTCTATTGTAATCGCAGGAGGAGCAGGATTGGTACTTGGTAAATCATTATTATTTCCTGGTACATATTCAAGAGGTATATCTCTGATGAGAGGTGCGCGGGAAGGAGCCAAGATAAGTTTAGGACTTGTCCCTCTGTTTATTGTAGCTGGTTTTTTAGAAGGTTTTGTAACAAGACACACTGAAATGCACGATTCCATAAAACTATTAATAATTCTGGCTTCTGCTGGCTTCATAATTTATTACTTTGTTTTCTATCCTAAATTAATTCACAACCGATACAACCATGCAACAAAAAATTAACTTTCGCCAGTCAAGAGATTTGGGGGATATTATAAGCATTACTTTTTCATTCCTGACTGCGAATCTAAAACCCTTGCTGTTGGCCATTTTGTTTATCTCTGGCCCTTTTATATTAATTGGTGGAATCGGTTTTGGACTATATTATTCATTTATCATGAGCTCTGCGATGGGCGGTGGCACGCCAGATTTGCTATTGTTTCAAAACATGGGATTGCAGTTTATATTATTGTATTTCATTCTAACTGCAGGTTCTCTGGTGTTTTTTATTACTATCTATGAGTTTATGTATTTGTATATAAATAACATGGATACCTCTGTCGCCGAAGTTTGGAAAGGCGTGAAGAAGAGATTTCTTCTTGCTTTGAAAGTGATTTTCGGTTCAATTTTTCTTATGGGATTAACCTTTGCTATAATTGGAGGTCTATTGTTTCAATTGTTTTTTGCAGGAGGAAGCCTTGGGTTTTTCCTGAGCTTTATCACGATTGTTCTGTCAATAGTGCCATTTTTCTATATAGCCGTAACTCTGTCTTTGTTGATGAGCGTTTGCCTTTTTGAGCAAAAAGGATTTTTTGCAGGACTCAAGCGTGCATTCAGCCTGATTGCTGGAAAGTGGTGGAGGACATTCGGATTAATTTTTGTTTTTACTCTTATCTATTCAGGTGCATCTTTCATCTTCGCAGTACCAATGTATGCAGCACTTGGCATAGAAATGTTCTCGCAAATTAATGGCAATGAAGTTTCATCTCTTATTAAGATTGCAACAGCTGCTTCTTCTGCTCTTTTTATGGTCGGAAGTTATCTTATGTCATCAATGTTGTTAATTGGTATTAATTTTCATTATTTCAGTTTAGCAGAGGAGAAAGACGCAACAGGCTTGCTGGAAAGAATTGATTCTTTCGGATCCATTTCATCTGAATCTAAAAATGTTGAAGAGTATTAAGATTTATATAACATCAGTTTTATTGGTTTTCACTTTACCAGTGGTCTTCTTTTCTGATTGTTTTGCACAAGCTGACACCATTGCTTTGCAACTCAATCATCAGAAGTTTGATGTGCAGGAGTGGAACGAACTAAGATCAAAGCCAGAGTTTAATTACCATCCTCAGGCAAATGCTTTTTTTGATTGGTTGGGAGAAATTTTTGGGTCCTTTCTTAGAAGCATGCTTGGCAAGGACTTCAAGATGGTTAATACAAAGTGGATAGATTATGTCACCTATGCAGCAGCTATTGCGATCTTTATATGGTTTTTAATAAAGGTCATTAAAGCAGAAAAAGGTTGGCTTTTTTATAAAAGTAAAGATACAGAAAAACAAAACCCTGTATTTACTGAAGAAGACATTCAAGGCTCTAACCTTGATGAAGCTATCGCAAAGGCCATTAAGGCTGAAGATTATAGATTAGCTGTCAGATATTTGTTTCTTTCAAACCTGAGCAATCTGAATAACCTTCAGCTTATACAATGGGCTCCTGATAAAACAAACAGGGACTATTCAAGTGAACTAAAGAAGAAGGAATATGCCGAAACATTTAAAGAAAATGCATTGGCATTTGAGAGAATCTGGTATGGAGAATATATTCCGGATAAAGAGCTATTTGATAAGCTGATTGAGGGCTTCAGAAGTTTTGACAGGAGGCTGGCAAGATGAAGAAGAAGGAGGTGAAATATGGATTGGCTTTACTGTCGTTATTTATTCTACTGATAGTTGTGGAATATAACCAACCGGAACCTATTGACTGGTCTCATACATATTCAATCGAAAAGAAAGGCCCTTTTGCGTCTTATGGTTTGTTTAAGTTATTACCTGGATACTTTAAAAATTCAAAGCTCACTACTTCCCGAAAGACAAGCTTTGAGATAGAAAAGGAATATGCTGACTCAACTTATAATTACATTATTATAGGTGATGAATTTAATCCTTCAGCAGAAGATATTGTGGCAATAAAATCAATTCTGAATAAAGGTAATGACGTATTTATAGCCGCTTCTTATTTTTCAAAAGAGGCAGAGGATTCGTTAGGGTTTTATACGGGAGCAAAATTTTTCAGAGATCTTAATTTAAATAGTGATTCTTTATACAAAAAAGCATCTGATACTATTCGACTGAGCTTTGTAGCTCCTTACTCGGACAAGCATTACAATTACAAGTTTGAAAACAATCATCTTGTCGCTGTATTTGACAGCTTAGACAAATATCCTGAAAATAGAGTGCTGGCTACCACAGCTAGAGGGGAGCCGGTGATGATACATAAGCGCATTGGAAATGGAAGACTTTTTCTCTCCTCAATTCCGCTGGCATATACCAACTATTATTTTACTCAGCAATCAGGAAAGAGGTTTATTGAGAAAAGTTTTAATTTTCTTCAGCCAAATAGAAAAATATTGTGGGACGTTTACTATCACGGTGAAGTAGTAGTGTCAACAAATCCTTTGAGATTTGTTCTTGAAAATAATGCACTGCGATATAGCCTTTATCTTACCATGCTTGGTGCCTTTCTTTTTGTCATGTTTGAAGGAAAGAGAAAGCAGCGTATCATTCCGGTTATTGAACCTGTTACAAATAACTCACTTGAGTTTATAAAAACAGTTAGCAATCTTTATTTTTCAAAAGGAAATCATAAAAATATAGCAGATAAGAAGATTGTGTATTTCTTCGATTATGTTAAAAATCATTATTACATACATGCTTCGGATCCCGCCTTTAAGGACAGACTTATCGCAAAGTCTGGATTAGAAGAAGTAAAGGTCAATCAGTTGTTAAAATATATAGAAACTACCAAGAGTAAATCCTCTCTTAATGGAGATGATTTGATTAAATTAAATAACCTGTTAGAAGACTTTTTTAAAAATTGCAGATAATATGCAAAACGAAATGTTTGAAAATAAAATAGATCTGACCGTAGTTGCCAATTCAATTACGAAGATAAAGGATGAGGTAAGGAAAGTGATAGTAGGCCAGGAGACGATGGTAGAGCTCTTATTGGCATCCATTCTAGCTGACGGCCATGTTTTGATAGAGGGCGTACCAGGAGTAGCAAAGACCCTTACATCAAAAGTACTGGCAAAGACAATATCGGCGGACTTCAGCAGGATACAGTTCACCCCTGATTTAATGCCTTCGGATGTGACAGGAGTTTCTGTATTTAATCAGAAAACCAGTGAGTTCGATTTTAAGAAAGGGCCAATATTTTCTAATATAGTATTGATTGATGAAATCAACAGAGCTCCTGCAAAAACTCAGGCTGCATTGTTTGAGGTGATGGAAGAAAGACAGATTACTGTAGATGGTAATACATATCTGATGGATCCTCCTTTTATGATCCTTGCAACACAGAACCCAATTGATCAGGAAGGTACATACAAGCTTCCTGAAGCTCAGCTGGATCGTTTTCTTTTTAAAATCGTTGTAAGATACCCTCAGGCAGAGGAAGAATTTTTAATTCTGAAAGATGCTCATTTGAATGGCAGCAGAGCTGATTTATCAAAGATTGGTGCTGTTTTATCCAAGCAGGAAATAAAAGAAATAAGAGAGGCTGTTCAGAAGGTCCATGTTGAAGATCATCTTATCCGCTATATTACTTCAATTATTCAGGAAACAAGGAACAATGCCTCATTGTATCTGGGAGCATCTCCAAGAGCTTCTGTAGCGATATTAAGAGCTTCAAAAGCTATAGCCGCTATAAGAGGCAGAGACTTTGTAACCCCGGAGGATATTCAGGAAGTTACTTCTCCTGTACTTGAGCACAGAGTAGTAGTTACTGCCGAAAAGGAGATGGAAGGCATCACAGTGAGTGATGTGCTGAAACAAATTATTAAAAAGATAGAAGTACCGAGATAGATGAAATTATTGAAGTCTCTTTATTTAAACTTATTATTTTTTTTCCTGATTGGAGGCAATGTAGTGTTCTTCATACTGGCCTTCTTTTTTCCATTTTTATTGTTGCCTGCATCTATCACATTAATATGTTTGGTGTTAGTTTTGTGTATTGATATAGCAACCTTATATAGGCTGAAAGCAGGGATAAATGGTGATAGAATATGTTCAGAAAGATTTTCTAATGGAGATGAAAATCAAATATTAATAAGAATAAAGAATAACTATCCTTTTACTGTTAAAGCAACCATTATCGATGAAATTCCTTTTCAGTTTCAGAAAAGAGATTTTGAAATACATGAAACATTAAATCCAGGATTTGATAAGGAAGTTTGGTATTCTTTAAGACCGGTAAAAAGAGGGGAGTATAGTTTCGGAACTATAAACATTTATGTTCAGTCTCCTTTTAGGTTAATTAAAAGAAAATATATGTTCGATGGTGCATTTAATGTAAAAGTCTATCCTTCTTTTCTTCA of Sporocytophaga myxococcoides DSM 11118 contains these proteins:
- a CDS encoding BadF/BadG/BcrA/BcrD ATPase family protein, whose amino-acid sequence is MIVIADSGSTKTNWVIVDKDNNRSTAKTVGFNPYYQSSEDIYQTLINDLIPQLGSKKIEKIFFYGAGCEAMEQREQVAVAIRRAFPGTEVTVDHDLLAAAKAALGDTPGIACISGTGSNTCSYDGKDVTKNIHSLGLFLGDEGSGGYLGRMVIREYIREAMPAHVTKKFEEFTPDRQADILDKVYTKPFPNRYLASFARFVAENQKDPYLFNLAYHNFELMFDRSILRYEGAKTLPVNFVGSIAHYLSDVLYKVAADKGVTIGNIVGDPMESLTDYHYKKEYVHAHH
- a CDS encoding cytochrome b5 domain-containing protein, yielding MNLSDYPSFTRSQLALRNGVDKEEIWCAYNGFIYELNKSRLWRGGKHYEHWAGQDLTEEMKDAPHNENVFDKFKIVGILKP
- a CDS encoding stage II sporulation protein M, with protein sequence MREAAFIKQNSGKWKNFEILLGERYTGDPDKLSELFIELTDDLSYAQTNYPSSKITMYLNDLTLRVHGNIYKNKKEKSGRFFSFWKTELPLTVYRNRNALLASLIIFAISIAMGVISAYYDDSFVRIILGDNYVNMTISNIERGDPMAVYKGEGETNMFLFITFNNIRVAFMTFAAGVAYALGTIYFLFTNGVMLGAFQTFFYKYDLLLHSVLTIWIHGTIEISSIVIAGGAGLVLGKSLLFPGTYSRGISLMRGAREGAKISLGLVPLFIVAGFLEGFVTRHTEMHDSIKLLIILASAGFIIYYFVFYPKLIHNRYNHATKN
- a CDS encoding AAA family ATPase; amino-acid sequence: MQNEMFENKIDLTVVANSITKIKDEVRKVIVGQETMVELLLASILADGHVLIEGVPGVAKTLTSKVLAKTISADFSRIQFTPDLMPSDVTGVSVFNQKTSEFDFKKGPIFSNIVLIDEINRAPAKTQAALFEVMEERQITVDGNTYLMDPPFMILATQNPIDQEGTYKLPEAQLDRFLFKIVVRYPQAEEEFLILKDAHLNGSRADLSKIGAVLSKQEIKEIREAVQKVHVEDHLIRYITSIIQETRNNASLYLGASPRASVAILRASKAIAAIRGRDFVTPEDIQEVTSPVLEHRVVVTAEKEMEGITVSDVLKQIIKKIEVPR
- the murQ gene encoding N-acetylmuramic acid 6-phosphate etherase, with translation MRITETSSRFNDLEKMSVGELLRNINQEDITVPIAVEKAIPQIEKLVSAIIEKMKAGGRLFYIGAGTSGRLGVLDASECPPSFGVPEDWVIGLIAGGDIALRKAVEFAEDDNQQAWIDLQVYNITSNDVVIGIAASGTTPYVVEGVKTARSNNLITGCITCNPDSPLAEQVHFPVEVITGPEFVTGSTRMKAGTAQKLVLNMISTSVMIQLGRVKGNKMVDMQLSNEKLIERGIKMIVDELKIETEKAARLLEEQGSVRKAIDWYRKHA
- a CDS encoding RDD family protein produces the protein MQTIKIQTPQNVIIQYEIASIWDRIVANFRDYLIIISYFILLAIIVGYTDANNPLIYFLFAIPPFLYQLLFETFMNGQSPGMKSRGIKVIRMDGKECTFLNYFLRWVLRPIDLFFYGGVAMLTIAATGKGQRLGDLLAGTTVVRVKKQYSLDNTLFVNPESNYVPVFVGVDRLNDRDMEIIKEAIKVFETSGNMIPAGELAKKIKTALDIQTQMDPIVLLKTVLKDYYNTTSAF
- a CDS encoding DUF4350 domain-containing protein — its product is MKKKEVKYGLALLSLFILLIVVEYNQPEPIDWSHTYSIEKKGPFASYGLFKLLPGYFKNSKLTTSRKTSFEIEKEYADSTYNYIIIGDEFNPSAEDIVAIKSILNKGNDVFIAASYFSKEAEDSLGFYTGAKFFRDLNLNSDSLYKKASDTIRLSFVAPYSDKHYNYKFENNHLVAVFDSLDKYPENRVLATTARGEPVMIHKRIGNGRLFLSSIPLAYTNYYFTQQSGKRFIEKSFNFLQPNRKILWDVYYHGEVVVSTNPLRFVLENNALRYSLYLTMLGAFLFVMFEGKRKQRIIPVIEPVTNNSLEFIKTVSNLYFSKGNHKNIADKKIVYFFDYVKNHYYIHASDPAFKDRLIAKSGLEEVKVNQLLKYIETTKSKSSLNGDDLIKLNNLLEDFFKNCR